TGGACTGGGCGCGCGACGTTGGAGACTGCCCGACACAGAAAAGAACGAACGGAATCAAAACTGCTTTACGAAGAACCATTTTTGCCTCCGACAACTAGAGAAGCATACAACGCCGGATGCACATTGGCAGTCCCATGACGCGATGGCGAAGTATTTAATCCGAGAGCCAGGACCTGTCATGCCTGCTGGTTTGGTATCCATGCGAGCCACGCCAGCGTTGCGGCCAGGAGAGTCATCATGAGAGGAAAAAGGGGATTAAAAAGCCCCATCGTGAAGCACAGAACGGTTCCCAGACCCACCGTTCCCGTAATGATGAGAGCGCCGTAGGAGGTCCAGCGCGGCACTAACACGAGCAGGGCGCCTGCTGTATCCAGAGCTCCGGAGGCGTAGCGGAACCATTGTCCCCACCCGATTGCGTTGAAGAAAGGGATTGTTCCCATAGTGCCGGTGAGCTTTTCGATCCCGATGCCGAGGAAGAGTAAGCCCACGAGGACTCTAAGAAACCAGGTGATGATGAGACGCACCTTACCTGTTTCTGACTTCATAATTTTTTTCCTTTTAGGAAAAGAACCGAATCGTCGACCAGAGTTCCTCGCAAATCGCGATTAGATTAGCACACGGAATTTCGAAGTGGCGCCAGGTAGTCGGGGGCGGCGTCAAGTCAGGCGAGTTGCTGCTCTTCGAGGGTCAGGGAGAGTTCTTCCCACTCGGCGAGGAGGGTTGTGCGTTTGGTACGGAGGGCGTCGAGGCCGGCAGCGTCTTTTTGCGATTGCTCTGCGGAGGTGAAGTTGCCGAGGCGGGCTTCGGCTTCGGCGATGAGGGTTTCCAGGTGGGGGATCTCTTCTTCGGCGTGGCGAAGGCGGTCTTCGAGCTGCTTCAGCTTGATGGGGTTTAGACGCTTGATTGGGATGGTGGGTTCAGAGGAGGATGGTGCCCACACATCAGAGTCGATGTGTGGAGCACCCAGATCTGTAGCGGGTTCGAAAGATGACGATCGAGCTTCGCTCGATAACCCACCCTTCACAAAAGACGTGAAGGATGGGGCACCCGGATTTGTGGCGGGCCGGGCTGGAGGGAGGGAGTTTGTAATCTGTTCGGTTACTTTTTCGGGGCCGCCCTGTTTGCGCCAGAGATAGTCTTCGTAGTTGCCGGGGTAGATGTGGAGGCGGCGGTCTTCGACCTCGAAGACGCGGGTGGCGAGGCCGTCGATGAAGTAGCGGTCGTGGGAGACGAAGAGGACGGTGCCGGTGAAGTTGCGGATGGCGTCGAGCAGGACGTCTTTGGCGCGGAGG
The nucleotide sequence above comes from Tunturibacter empetritectus. Encoded proteins:
- a CDS encoding DoxX family membrane protein is translated as MKSETGKVRLIITWFLRVLVGLLFLGIGIEKLTGTMGTIPFFNAIGWGQWFRYASGALDTAGALLVLVPRWTSYGALIITGTVGLGTVLCFTMGLFNPLFPLMMTLLAATLAWLAWIPNQQA